From the Lactuca sativa cultivar Salinas chromosome 9, Lsat_Salinas_v11, whole genome shotgun sequence genome, the window CACCGTTTATTCAGAACTCCAAAAGCACGCTCAACATCCTTCCTAGCTCTTTCTTGAGCTCTCTTGAATTTCTTTCGTCTAGAACCATGTGAAGCTGTAAACGATTTAACAAACACAGCATACTCAAGATAGATTCCATCAACCAGATAATAACCATACTTATATGGCGTTCCACGCACTTGAAAAGAAGAATCTGGTGCGGATCCATCGTATATGTTGTTAAATATTGGTGAACGATTAAGAACGTTGATGTCGTTAATCGAACCAGGAGAACCAAAAAAAGCATGCCAAATCCACATATCTTGTGATGCAACTACTTCAAGTATGATCGTTGGGTCACCATGATCACCTCAGGTAAATTGCCCATGATATGCTGTAGGGCAATTTTCTCATGCCCAATGGAGACAATCTAAGCTTCCTAGCATTCCAGGAAACCCATGCACACTAGCATGATGAGCTTGCAATTGCAGGATGTCATTACGTGTAGGCTTACGTAAATATTTTGGACTATAAAACTGAATCACAGTTTTGCAGAAAAAAATGGAGATTATCTTGTACGATCCTAGTAGACATCCTAAAACTTTCGTCTAACGCATCAGGCAGAATGCCATATGCTAATTGACGAAGTGCGGTCGTGCATTTTTGTAAGGGAGTGAACGGGTGTATCTCTAGCATTGTAGCGTTGTTGGAAAAAACTACACTCCATCGTTACATCTTCAACTATACGTTCGAATAAA encodes:
- the LOC111903065 gene encoding uncharacterized protein LOC111903065, with product MWIWHAFFGSPGSINDINVLNRSPIFNNIYDGSAPDSSFQVRGTPYKYGYYLVDGIYLEYAVFVKSFTASHGSRRKKFKRAQERARKDVERAFGVLNKRWFILKKPAAYLGEEKLQEIIAICAFDEEETIPETQPIEIGGEEYINRRTKIRCTETFHNLRNNLVEYTYGVQNINLNLDPPDDLEDEFSENDFI